In one Drosophila pseudoobscura strain MV-25-SWS-2005 chromosome X, UCI_Dpse_MV25, whole genome shotgun sequence genomic region, the following are encoded:
- the l(1)G0196 gene encoding inositol hexakisphosphate and diphosphoinositol-pentakisphosphate kinase isoform X3, producing the protein MEWTWFKDWWRLKKLRSRHQRHKKKLEAAAAAGAAVSTAAVLPGSDPGAGGESLSQEDRRTKRRHSLDAITGADLAHAQRRGRVRDRLRRNRLLQCQRRSQSAGVHAKQLDNGKDTAEDDDDGEYGPFNVSDYEDYGPSHGSDGESDDFCYCDICLNGDTDFGESNDGMDSDTSTSSSNSKQVMVGICAMAKKTQSKPMKEILTRLGEFEFIKLVTFEENVILREPVQNWPTCDCLVSFHSKGFPLEKAIEYAQLRNPFVLNNLHMQYDIQDRRRVYAILEKEGIEIPRYAVLDRDSPDPKHHELIESEDHVEVNGITFNKPFVEKPVSAEDHNIYIYYPTSAGGGSQRLFRKIGSRSSVYSPESRVRKTGSFIYEDFMPTDVYFSGTDVKVYTVGPDYAHAEARKSPALDGKVERDSEGKEIRYPVILNHSEKLISRKVCLAFKQTVCGFDLLRANGKSYVCDVNGFSFVKNSNKYYDDCAKILGNMILRELTPTLHIPWSVPFQLDDPPIVPTTFGKMMELRCVVAVIRHGDRTPKQKMKVEVRHPKFFEIFEKYDGYKLGHVKLKRPKQLQEILDIARFLLSEIHTKAHAEIEEKESKLEQLKNVLEMYGHFSGINRKVQMKYQPKGRPRGSSSDDTNLPAESPAEPSLVLILKWGGELTPAGRIQAEELGRIFRCMYPGGQGRSDYSGTQGLGLLRLHSTFRHDLKIYASDEGRVQMTAAAFAKGLLALEGELTPILVQMVKSANTNGLLDNDCDSSKYQNRAKGRLHELMQNDREFTKEDREHINPCNSKSITQALDFVKNPVDCCHHVHLLIRELLHIISIKKDDPKTKDAILYHGETWDLMRCRWEKIEKDFSTKSKLFDISKIPDIYDCIKYDLQHNQHTLQYDQAEELYIYAKNLADIVIPQEYGLTPQEKLAIGQGICSPLLRKIKGDLQRNIDEVEDEFMNRLNPHYSHGVASPQRHVRTRLYFTSESHVHSLLTVLRYGGLLNVVTDEQWRRAMDYISMVSELNYMSQIVIMLYEDPTKDPTSEERFHVELHFSPGVNCCVQKNLPPGPGFRPHSHGDNACNVSMQSSDEANPARIEEENDNSGEEQNTKKAGSCEEHISASGSSSNIFNAGFNRLELRTKHLKSKPIPIGSHHTVSGHEAMDLAKRLNEELASQQHQLSHQQQQQQQQQQQQQQQQQQQQQQQQLRPISPDMRAVSPDCEPRSRSFEQRPTAGNCCKETAPYSSFGEIDHARVGTGEGASKGGNRTAFQIRVTDSLSFFKIDSSTNELPLSDIDFSLNPGTPQCGPASHKRLHVLTMRRMESCDEPDDLKAGREVPQHLQHLPQISPLATNERPLSCNCTSSSPLALHSQAHSHSKSLMDLGQAVGSTEVAHSPATGTERADAIEVGGSSFDDDFQLSSSAPACLMTVPYGRRLPAPAALSPMSHATTSPTASTLRLCKDMDETHSKAPAAASAAASSGHRRATSHSCGQLSVLPSSAPVLQENPLRFLVCSVPAPPGGCFVSCFESIAENVSPNLNPTTTPTPTPDPEPPNKTTIVPNERPSEQQPQIQPQPLVVYNLPTLLVTATASRTELKPITTPTITPTLAITTTTNRTTTTIATLFNNNTATMSSNQTFTNQFKSIDPSSSDAHQHQHQHEYAISSIPTSTTILPIPKSTSTTITPIINQPIIQHNDTNTNTNNNTTTNTDTNTTTTTTTPSCCTNTIATDSTVSVSVSASASSANSSTSSRRQRHSIAGQMSYMKMLGFGGFSKKMATSANSLFSTAVISGSSSAPNLRDMIPVSSSGFGDVPPIRPLETLHNALSLRKLDCFLQDMILAQIFKTPTGSPPRVLDHGTMPAVSSMTLAAHVDVAASVGQGIVGAGDIPSTPTGVMVKVDHSPLSVTFQGGCSESGSINGLSERHQENKLLSELAMEELNKIQDADDRRQCRTFLAAKKEQIWQQQQESLQAAVADEEPQSEPELKQLLFDHFSAPITPFAELEGQTPDIYLNVSGQTHSLTECHPPLSGVGMSMSGEGLFFGACGETDNAINCLTPLSFGMDLDLSMVANRGSMTLSMDGFEDDEDATLSAATTPSLPPDGEPNLAICYCCPSHAEAPPDVASDDPRFGFSLPVHIQQPSPEHTRPPVRRSHDPVSPRIQKQISVFEGTGQPDKDGAALHASINLPAAAQQLRQDARLRKFENLTQSTSNSNFPFESNTLKRAPMQATGDYANVSHTQSCINLKSTSGSPQHQKGAAAGAGAGPAAAAVPAAAAGTNRDRLRGGGTGHFGRLPSALSACHSASASPSPSPSPSPRPGALIVKERFIEPPKRGIVRGYHPKTQSMDADFLFNEFLLLPANAPANLSFDCSDTEFETDTEVAVGADIDAGTDAGGDADRNDRDDNEQPSTSSRRNP; encoded by the exons ATGGAATGGACCTGGTTCAAGGACTGGTGGCGCCTCAAAAAGCTACGATCGCGTCACCAGCGCCACAAGAAGAAACtcgaagcagcagcggcggcgggcGCCGCAGTTAGCACAGCCGCCGTCTTGCCCGGATCAGATCCAGGGGCGGGTGGCGAGAGCCTGAGTCAAGAAGATCGCCGGACCAAACGCCGTCATAGCCTGGATGCAATCACAGGGGCGGACTTAGCGCATGCGCAGCGACGCGGTCGTGTCCGGGATCGACTGCGCCGCAATCGCTTGCTGCAGTGTCAGCGGAGAAGCCAAAGCGCAGGCGTCCACGCCAAGCAGCTGGACAATGGCAAGGATACGGCtgaggatgacgatgacggGGAATACGGACCCTTTAACGTCAGCGATTACGAGGACTATGGACCGAGTCATGGCAGCGATGGCGAGAGCGACGACTTCTGCTACTGCGACATCTGCCTGAAT GGCGACACGGACTTCGGGGAAAGCAATGACGGCATGGACTCCGACACAAGCACCtcctccagcaacagcaagcagGTGATGGTCGGCATCTGTGCAATGGCCAAGAAGACGCAGTCGAAGCCGATGAAGGAGATCCTCACGCGGCTCGGCGAGTTCGAGTTCATCAAGCTGGTCACGTTCGAGGAGAACGTGATACTGCGCGAACCTGTCCAGAACTGGCCCACCTGTGACTGCCTGGTCTCGTTCCACTCGAAGGGATTCCCCCTGGAGAAGGCCATCGAGTACGCCCAGCTGCGTAATCCGTTTGTCCTCAATAACCTTCACATGCAGTACGACATCCAGGACAGGCGGCGGGTCTATGCCATACTCGAGAAGGAGGGCATCGAGATACCACGCTATGCGGTCCTCGATCGCGACTCTCCCGATCCCAAGC ATCACGAGCTGATAGAATCTGAGGACCACGTGGAGGTCAATGGCATCACCTTCAATAAGCCGTTCGTAGAGAAGCCAGTCTCGGCGGAGGACCACAACATCTACATCTACTACCCGACGTCGGCGGGGGGTGGAAGTCAGCGTTTGTTTCGTAAGATCGGCAGTAGGAGCAGTGTCTATTCGCCGGAGTCGCGGGTACGCAAGACGGGCTCATTTATCTACGAGGACTTCATGCCCACCGATG TGTACTTTTCAGGCACCGACGTGAAGGTCTACACCGTGGGACCGGATTACGCGCATGCAGAGGCCCGTAAGAGTCCTGCGCTAGACGGCAAGGTGGAGCGTGACAGCGAGGGCAAGGAGATCCGCTACCCTGTGATCCTCAATCACTCCGAGAAGCTAATTTCCCGCAAGGTATGTCTGGCCTTCAAGCAGACGGTCTGCGGCTTCGATCTCCTGCGGGCAAATGGCAAGAGCTACGTATGCGATGTGAACGGCTTCAGTTTCGTGAAGAACTCAAACAAATACTACGATGACTGCGCCAAGATCCTGGGCAATATGATCCTCAGGGAATTGACGCCCACGCTGCACATTCCCTGGTCGGTGCCCTTCCAACTGGATGATCCGCCCATCGTCCCCACCACCTTTGGCAAGATGATGGAGCTGCGTTGCGTGGTGGCCGTGATCCGGCATGGGGATCGCACGCCCAAGCAAAAGATGAAAGTCGAAGTGCGGCATCCAAA GTTCTTTGAGATTTTCGAGAAGTACGATGGCTACAAGCTGGGCCATGTGAAGCTGAAGCGGCCCAAGCAGCTGCAGGAGATCCTCGACATAGCCCGCTTCTTGCTCAGCGAGATACACACCAAGGCACACGCGGAGAtcgaggagaaggagagcaaGCTGGAGCAGCTGAAGAACGTCCTGGAGATGTACGGCCACTTCTCGGGCATCAATCGAAAGGTGCAGATGAAGTACCAGCCCAAGGGACGACCCCGCGGATCGAGCTCCGACGACA CCAATCTTCCAGCGGAATCCCCTGCAGAACCGTCCCTGGTACTCATCCTCAAGTGGGGTGGCGAGCTAACGCCGGCCGGACGCATCCAGGCCGAGGAACTGGGCCGCATTTTCCGCTGCATGTATCCAGGAGGTCAGGGACGATCCGATTACTCGGGCACCCAGGGATTGGGTCTACTACG CCTGCACTCCACCTTTCGGCATGACCTGAAGATCTATGCCTCGGACGAGGGTCGTGTCCAGATGACAGCGGCTGCCTTTGCCAAGGGTCTGCTGGCCCTCGAGGGAGAGCTGACTCCCATTCTGGTGCAGATGGTTAAGAGCGCCAACACGAATGGGCTGTTGGACAACGATTGCGACTCCAGTAAATATCAAAATCG GGCCAAGGGTCGTCTACACGAGCTAATGCAAAACGACCGCGAGTTTACAAAGGAGGATCGCGAGCATATCAATCCGTGCAACAGCAAATCGATTACTCAGGCCCTGGACTTTGTGAAGAATCCAGTAGACTGCTGTCACCATGTGCACCTGCTGATCCGCGAGCTGCTGCACATAATCAGCATTAAGAAAGACGATCCCAAGACCAAGGACGCCATACTGTACCATGGCGAAACCTGGGACCTGATGCGGTGCCGCTGGGAGAAGATCGAGAAGGACTTCAGTACGAAATCAAAGCTCTTTGATATCTCCAAGATACCAGACATCTACGACTGCATCAAATATGATCTGCAGCACAACCAGCACACGCTGCAGTACGACCAGGCCGAAGAGCTCTATATCTATGCCAAGAACCTGGCCGACATTGTCATACCGCAGGAGTACGGTCTGACGCCACAGGAGAAGCTGGCCATTGGGCAGGGTATCTGCTCGCCGCTGCTGCGCAAGATCAAAGGTGATCTGCAGCGGAACATCGATGAGGTCGAGGACGAGTTTATGAACCGTCTGAACCCACACTACAGCCACGGCGTGGCCAGTCCCCAGCGTCACGTCCGCACCCGGCTGTACTTCACCAGCGAGTCCCATGTCCACTCCCTGCTCACCGTACTCCGGTACGGTGGCCTTCTTAACGTGGTCACCGACGAGCAGTGGCGGCGCGCCATGGACTACATCTCCATGGTGTCCGAGCTGAATTACATGTCCCAGATCGTCATCATGCTGTACGAGGatcccaccaaggatcccacCTCCGAGGAGCGTTTCCACGTCGAGCTCCACTTTAGTCCGGGCGTCAACTGTTGCGTCCAAAAGAACCTGCCGCCAGGGCCCGGGTTCCGGCCCCACTCCCACGGCGACAATGCCTGCAACGTGAGCATGCAGTCCTCGGACGAGGCGAATCCTGCCCGAATCGAGGAGGAGAACGACAACTCCGGCGAGGAGCAGAACACCAAAAAGGCAGGG AGCTGCGAGGAGCACATCTCCGCTTCTGGCTCCAGCAGCAATATTTTCAATGCCGGCTTCAACCGGCTGGAGCTGCGCACCAAACATCTCAAGTCGAAGCCCATTCCTATCGGCTCGCACCACACGGTAAGCGGGCACGAGGCGATGGATCTGGCGAAGCGGCTCAACGAGGAGCTCGCCtcccagcagcaccagctctcccatcagcagcaacagcaacagcaacagcagcagcagcagcagcagcaacagcagcagcagcagcagcagcagcaattgcGCCCCATCAGCCCCGATATGCGGGCAGTTAGTCCGGACTGCGAGCCGCGATCCCGCAGCTTCGAGCAGCGTCCCACCGCCGGAAACTGTTGCAAGGAGACGG CTCCTTACTCGAGCTTCGGAGAGATAGATCATGCCCGAGTCGGCACCGGAGAAGGGGCTTCCAAGGGGGGCAATCGCACGGCCTTCCAGATCCGCGTCACGGACAGTCTGTCCTTTTTTAAGATCGACTCGTCCACGAACGAGCTTCCCCTGTCCGACATTGATTTCTCTTTGAACCCGGGTACACCCCAGTGCGGCCCGGCTTCGCACAAGCGACTCCACGTACTGACCATGCGCCGCATGGAGAGCTGCGATGAGCCGGATGACCTGAAGGCGGGTCGCGAGGTGCCCCAGCACCTGCAGCACCTGCCCCAGATCTCGCCGCTGGCCACAAACGAACGACCGCTTAGCTGCAATTGCACCAGCTCCTCGCCCCTGGCGCTCCATTCCCAGGCCCACTCACACTCAAAGAGTCTGATGGATCTCGGCCAGGCTGTGGGCAGCACCGAGGTGGCACACAGCCCGGCGACGGGCACCGAGCGAGCAGATGCCATCGAAGTCGGTGGCAGCAGCTTCGACGATGACTTCCAGCTCTCTAGCTCGGCTCCGGCTTGCCTGATGACCGTCCCATACGGGCGGCGACTTCCTGCTCCGGCAGCTCTCTCGCCCATGAGCCATGCCACCACCTCGCCCACCGCCTCTACACTGAGGCTGTGCAAGGACATGGACGAGACCCATTCAAAGGCACCAGCTGCCGCTAGTGCTGCCGCCAGTTCTGGCCACCGCAGGGCCACCAGCCACTCGTGTGGCCAGCTCTCGGTGTTGCCCAGCTCGGCGCCAGTTCTCCAGGAGAATCCCCTTCGCTTTTTGGTCTGCTCGGTGCCAGCTCCGCCTGGCGGGTGTTTTGTGAGCTGCTTCGAATCCATAGCCGAGAATGTCAGTCCCAATCTGAATCCAAcaaccacacccacacccacacccgaTCCCGAACCACCAAATAAAACCACTATTGTACCCAATGAAAGACCGTCagaacaacagccacagatacagccacagcctctgGTGGTCTACAATCTGCCCACTTTGCTTGTTACTGCCACAGCAAGCCGAACAGAACTTAAACCAATAACTACACCGACAATTACACCAACTCTAGctataacaacaacaacaaacagaacaacaacaacaatagcaactTTGTTCAATAATAATACAGCAACAATGTCTTCTAATCAAACATTTACTAACCAATTCAAATCGATCGATCCTTCCTCCTCTGAcgcacaccaacaccaacaccaacatgAATACGCAATCTCATCAATACCAACGTCAACAACAATTCTACCAATACCAAAATCAACTTCAACGACAATCACACCAATCATCAATCAACCGATCATTCAACATAATGACACTAACACCAACACCAATaacaacaccaccaccaacactGATACAAACACAACAACTACCACGACCACCCCGTCTTGTTGTACCAATACCATCGCCACAGATAGCACAGTTTCGGTGTCGGTATCGGCCTCGGCCTCATCGGCCAACTCGTCAACATCATCGCGTCGCCAAAGACACAGTATTGCCGGCCAGATGTCCTATATGAAAATGTTGGGTTTCGGTGGTTTTAGCAAAAAGATGGCCACCAGCGCTAATAGCCTTTTCAGCACGGCAGTGATAAGCGGTAGCTCATCTGCCCCCAATCTGCGGGACATGATACCGGTCTCGTCTTCCG GATTTGGCGATGTACCACCAATACGGCCCCTCGAAACGCTCCACAATGCTCTGTCGCTGCGCAAGCTGGACTGTTTCCTGCAGGACATGATCCTGGCGCAGATATTCAAGACACCAACGGGCTCTCCGCCGCGCGTCCTCGACCACGGCACTATGCCGGCCGTCTCTTCAATGACGCTCGCTGCACATGTGGATGTCGCCGCTTCAGTCGGTCAAGGCATTGTCGGCGCTGGGGACATCCCGAGCACGCCGACGGGGGTGATGGTGAAAGTGGATCACTCGCCCCTCAGTGTGACCTTCCAAGGAGGCTGTAGCGAATCGGGCTCGATTAACGGGCTCTCGGAACGACACCAGGAGAATAAGCTTCTCTCAGAATTGGCGATGGAAGAGCTAAATAAAATCCAGGATGCGGATGATCGGAGGCAGTGCCGAACCTTTTTGGCCGCCAAAAAAGAGC AAatctggcagcagcagcaggagagccTCCAGGCAGCCGTGGCGGATGAGGAACCACAATCCGAACCAGAGCTGAAGCAGCTGTTATT CGATCATTTTTCCGCACCCATCACGCCATTTGCGGAACTTGAGGGACAAACGCCAGATATCTACCTGAATGTAAGTGGACAGACGCACAGCCTCACAGAATGCCACCCTCCCTTGAGTGGCGTGGGGATGAGCATGTCCGGAGAAGGTCTTTTCTTCGGCGCCTGCGGGGAGACGGATAACGCCATCAACTGCCTCACCCCCCTGAGCTTTGGCATGGACCTTGACCTGAGCATGGTGGCAAACAGGGGCTCCATGACGCTCTCCATGGAT GGCTTCGAAGATGACGAGGATGCCACCCTTTCGGCAGCCACTACTCCATCACTGCCACCTGATGGGGAGCCCAATCTGGCGATTTGCTACTGCTGTCCCAGTCACGCCGAGGCTCCGCCGGACGTGGCCAGCGATGATCCTCGCTTCGGTTTCTCCCTGCCCGTCCACATCCAGCAGCCGTCGCCGGAACACACTCGTCCTCCAGTGCGCCGTTCTCACGATCCAGTCTCACCGCGCATCCAGAAGCAGATCAGCGTCTTCGAGGGCACAGGGCAGCCGGACAAGGACGGAGCGGCACTGCACGCCTCCATCAATCTACCGGCTGCCGCCCAGCAGCTGCGCCAGGATGCCCGGCTGCGAAAGTTTGAGAACCTCACTCAGTCCACTTCCAATTCGAACTTTCCCTTCGAGAGCAACACCTTGAAGCGCGCACCTATGCAGGCCACGGGCGACTATGCAAACGTGTCCCACACCCAGAGTTGTATCAACCTAAAGAGCACCAGTGGATCACCGCAGCACCAGAAAGGAGCCgcagccggagctggagcaggaccagcagcagcagcagtaccagcagcagcagcaggaacaaaCCGGGATCGGCTACGGGGAGGTGGAACAGGGCACTTTGGGCGACTGCCCAGTGCACTATCCGCCTGCCACTCAGCCTCGGCATCACCCtcgccatcaccatcaccatctccTCGACCGGGGGCGTTGATCGTGAAAGAGCGGTTCATAGAACCGCCCAAGCGAGGCATTGTGCGGGGCTATCACCCTAAGACTCAGTCCATGGACGCGGACTTTTTGTTCAACGAGTTCCTGCTTTTGCCGGCTAACGCTCCCGCTAATCTTTCGTTCGATTGCAGCGACACCGAGTTCGAAACCGATACCGAGGTCGCTGTCGGTGCCGATATCGATGCTGGGACCGATGCAGGAGGCGATGCCGATCGCAATGACCGCGACGATAACGAGCAACCCTCGACCTCGTCTAGGAGGAACCCTTAG